From Lepus europaeus isolate LE1 chromosome 3, mLepTim1.pri, whole genome shotgun sequence, a single genomic window includes:
- the FBXO9 gene encoding F-box only protein 9, giving the protein MAEAEEDCHSDTVGAGDADENESPAETDLQAQLQMFRAQWMFELAPGVGTSNLDTRPCRAARGSLLKAAADTKGKQEMAKEEKARELFLKAVEEEQNGALYEAIKFYRRAMQLVPDIEFKITYSRSPDGDGVGNSYIEDNDDDSKMADLLSCFQQQLTFQESVLKLCQPELESSQTHISVLPMEVLMYIFRWVVSSDLDLRSLEQLSLVCRGFYICARDPEIWRLACLKVWGRSSIKLVPYTSWREMFLERPRVRFDGVYISKTTYIRQGEQSLDGFYRAWHQVEYYRYLRFFPDGHVMMLTTPEEPQSIVPRLRTRNTRTDAILLGHYRVAQDIDNQTKVFAVITKKKEEKPLDYKYRYFRRVPVQEAEQTFHVGLQLCSSGHQRFNKLIWIHHSCHITYKSTGETAVSAFEIDKMYTPLFFARVRSYTAFSERPL; this is encoded by the exons ATG GCAGAAGCTGAGGAAGATTGTCATTCTGATACTGTCGGAGCAGGAGATGCTGATGAAAATGAGAGTCCTGCTGAAACCGATCTGCAG GCACAACTCCAGATGTTCCGAGCTCAGTGGATGTTTGAACTTGCCCCAGGTGTGGGCACTAGCAACTTAGATACCCGACCTTGCAGAGCAGCAAGAGGCTCTCTactgaaagcagcagcagataccaaaggaaaacaagaaatggCAAAAGAAGAAA aggCTCGAGAACTCTTcctaaaagcagtagaagaagaacAAAATGGAGCTCTTTATGAAG ccATCAAGTTTTATCGTAGGGCTATGCAACTTGTACCTGATATAGAGTTCAAGATTACTTATTCCCGGTCTCCAGATGGTGATGGCGTTGGAAACAGCTA CATTGAAGATAATGATGATGACAGCAAGATGGCAGATCTCTTGTCCTGCTTCCAGCAGCAACTCACATTTCAGGAGTCTGTGCTCAAACTGTGTCAGCCAGAGCTGGAGAGCAGTCAGACTCACATATCCG TGTTGCCAATGGAGGTCCTGATGTATATCTTCCGATGGGTGGTATCTAGTGACTTGGACTTGCGATCATTGGAGCAGttgtccctggtatgcagaggATTCTATATCTGTGCCAG AGACCCTGAAATTTGGCGTCTGGCTTGCTTGAAAGTTTGGGGCAGAAGCAGTATTAAACTTGTTCCATACACATCCTGGAGGGAGATGTTTTTAGAGCGGCCTCGTGTTCGATTCGATG gagTGTATATCAGTAAGACCACATATATTCGTCAGGGGGAACAGTCTCTTGATGGTTTCTATAGAGCCTGGCACCAAGTGGAATATTACAG GTACCTAAGATTCTTTCCTGATGGCCACGTGATGATGTTGACGACCCCTGAGGAACCTCAGTCCATTGTTCCCCGCTTAAGAACTCGGAATACCAG aacCGATGCAATTCTTCTGGGTCATTATCGTGTGGCACAAGATATAGACAATCAGACTAAAGTGTTTGCTGTAATaactaagaaaaaagaagaa aagcCACTTGACTACAAATACAGATACTTCCGTCGTGTCCCTGTACAAGAAGCAGAACAGACTTTTCATGTAGGGCTACAGCTGTGTTCCAGTGGCCACCAGAGGTTCAACAAACTCATCTGGATACATCATTCTTGTCACATTACTTACAA GTCAACTGGTGAGACGGCAGTCAGTGCTTTTGAGATTGACAAGATGTACACACCCTTGTTCTTCGCCAGGGTGAGGAGCTACACCGCATTCTCAGAAAGGCCTCTGTAG